In Limibacillus sp., the following proteins share a genomic window:
- the folE gene encoding GTP cyclohydrolase I FolE, which yields MDAVRTMIRWAGDDPSREGLLGTPDRVVRAYEEFFGGYDVDPVELLQRTFEEIEGYDEMVLLRDIRFESHCEHHLAPIIGRAHVAYMPDRRVVGISKLARVVEAYAKRMQIQEKMTAQIAKTIQEVLQPKGVAVVIEAAHQCMTTRGVHKAGVTMVTSTMLGLFRSNASTRREFLSLVGNPGQGTNLGAIS from the coding sequence ATGGACGCGGTCCGAACCATGATCCGCTGGGCCGGCGACGATCCCAGCCGGGAAGGCCTGCTTGGCACGCCGGACCGCGTGGTCCGCGCCTACGAGGAGTTCTTCGGCGGCTACGACGTGGATCCGGTCGAGCTCTTGCAGCGCACCTTCGAGGAGATCGAGGGGTATGACGAGATGGTGTTGCTGCGCGACATCCGCTTTGAGTCCCATTGCGAGCATCATCTGGCGCCGATCATCGGCCGGGCGCACGTCGCCTACATGCCCGACCGCCGGGTGGTCGGCATCTCCAAGCTGGCGCGGGTCGTGGAGGCCTACGCCAAGCGCATGCAGATCCAGGAAAAGATGACCGCCCAGATCGCCAAGACCATCCAGGAGGTGCTGCAGCCCAAGGGCGTGGCCGTGGTGATCGAGGCCGCGCACCAGTGCATGACCACCCGAGGGGTCCACAAAGCCGGTGTGACCATGGTGACCAGCACGATGCTGGGGCTGTTCCGCTCCAACGCCTCGACCCGCCGCGAGTTCCTATCGCTGGTCGGCAACCCAGGACAGGGAACGAACCTGGGCGCGATCAGCTGA
- the apaG gene encoding Co2+/Mg2+ efflux protein ApaG: protein MYSKTTDSIRVTVRPHYLEDQSAPDEDHYVWAYQVHIENMGDDTVQLLNRYWHITDATGRVQEVAGPGVVGEQPTLPPGEAFQYTSGCPLSTPSGIMVGHYEMTDRAGRRFEVAIPAFSLDSPHQPVKLN from the coding sequence TTGTACAGCAAGACCACAGACAGCATCCGCGTCACCGTGCGCCCGCACTATCTGGAGGATCAGTCGGCTCCGGACGAGGACCACTACGTCTGGGCCTATCAGGTTCACATCGAGAACATGGGCGACGACACGGTGCAGCTCTTGAACCGCTATTGGCACATCACCGACGCCACCGGGCGGGTGCAGGAGGTGGCTGGACCCGGGGTGGTGGGCGAACAGCCGACACTGCCGCCGGGCGAAGCCTTCCAGTACACCAGCGGCTGCCCTTTGAGCACGCCTTCGGGCATCATGGTGGGGCACTACGAGATGACGGACCGCGCCGGGCGCAGATTCGAAGTCGCGATTCCGGCTTTCTCCCTGGACAGCCCGCACCAGCCCGTCAAACTGAATTGA